The bacterium genome includes a region encoding these proteins:
- a CDS encoding PilZ domain-containing protein translates to MIKSRERRKHPRTQLTYRLPLNLALKKKMSVHAYCKDISKSGIKIAGKFRIEKGGTIRIKPMFSGQDYAEEIVAQAVWSGPASVKDTYEYGLKFLHAYDKEIDKITTQG, encoded by the coding sequence ATGATAAAATCAAGAGAAAGAAGAAAGCATCCCCGCACACAGCTTACCTATCGACTTCCCCTGAATCTGGCTCTCAAGAAAAAAATGAGTGTGCACGCATATTGCAAGGACATAAGTAAAAGCGGCATAAAAATAGCAGGGAAATTTCGAATAGAAAAAGGTGGAACAATAAGAATCAAGCCTATGTTTTCAGGGCAAGATTACGCAGAAGAAATTGTAGCTCAAGCCGTATGGTCAGGGCCTGCTTCAGTAAAGGATACTTATGAATATGGATTAAAATTCTTGCATGCATATGATAAAGAAATAGATAAAATTACCACACAAGGCTGA